In Arachis hypogaea cultivar Tifrunner chromosome 2, arahy.Tifrunner.gnm2.J5K5, whole genome shotgun sequence, a genomic segment contains:
- the LOC112752874 gene encoding uncharacterized protein isoform X1 has translation MLTASACSSCFFIVCSETKPSSCLFPDVGIATTAGTHKLSALDEEANAMLSISKELWSNQHNNVSNRCNWPGVNCNKAGSITLLSPPTPSNFTFEFRTQLCFLKLNFSVFQNLVHLDLSEMGLCEFPKLSGLKKLQHLNLSYNTFEGELPFTLLENLTQLVVLDISNNYINGTIPQELSKLERLVMLDLSANSFDGSIPLILGQMSSLTHMNLSNNLLYGDLPFTLANLTQLLVLDLSQNKLSGFIPHEIGKLTNLLTIDLSSNSLSAPIPEQIGTFDPFGSTHHWIQHDRRLYPQRNRAFVAFKSLDLSYNAISGVIPSSIFIHSSYVDLSNNNLSGTILSQIGNLSYLDLSFNNLSIKNRKELESVIPFCYLYCNPFLDNEYYDCDDHLDNHHNKHFGRSLVLVIIVVCITISLGSIGIGMCIFRARHHGKLENKATKNGDLFSIWNYDGKIAFEDIIEATEDFDIRYCIGTGAYGSVYKAQLPSGKTVALKKLHKTESENASFYKSFCNEVEVLTEIRHRNIIRLYGYCLHNRCMFLVYEYLERGSLYYNLADEIEAQELKWSKRVNIIKGTAYALAHMHHHCPSPIVHRDVSSNNVLLNSELEACVSDFGTARLLDPDSSNQTLLVGTYGYVAPELAYTMSVTTKCDVYSFGVVALETMMGHHPGEFMSAMSKPSTQQLLVKDVLDPRIPLPNSRKDMQHVVHVIKLALACLSPDPKSRPSMQDVANELSASTASMNFSFYDVSIYQLMQ, from the exons TTGGCATCGCCACTACTGCTGGAACTCACAAATTGTCAGCCTTAGATGAAGAAGCCAATGCTATGCTTTCAATTAGTAAAGAGTTGTGGAGTAACCAACATAATAATGTCTCAAACCGTTGCAACTGGCCCGGAGTCAACTGCAACAAAGCTGGAAGTATAACATTGCTTTCACCTCCAACTCCAAGTAATTTCACCTTCGAGTTCAGGACACAACTCTGCTTTTTGAAACTAAACTTTTCAGTGTTTCAAAATCTAGTCCATCTAGATCTCAGTGAAATGGGGTTATGTGAGTTCCCTAAACTAAGTGGTCTCAAGAAGCTACAACATCTCAACCTATCATACAACACTTTTGAAGGTGAGCTTCCTTTTACATTATTGGAAAATCTAACTCAACTTGTGGTGTTGGACATTTCTAACAATTATATTAATGGTACAATTCCACAAGAACTAAGCAAGCTGGAGAGACTTGTCATGTTGGACTTGAGTGCCAACAGCTTCGATGGAAGCATTCCATTGATCTTGGGTCAAATGAGCAGTCTCACACACATGAACCTTTCCAATAATCTCCTGTATGGGGATCTTCCTTTCACACTGGCAAATCTAACTCAACTTCTTGTGTTGGACCTTTCCCAAAACAAACTTAGTGGCTTCATTCCTCATGAAATAGGGAAATTAACAAATTTATTAACCATAGACCTGAGTTCAAATTCCCTGTCTGCTCCAATTCCTGAGCAAATTGG GACTTTTGACCCGTTTGGAAGTACTCACCATTGGATCCAACATGATAGACGGTTGTATCCCCAAAGAAATAGAGCATTTGTTGCATTTAAAAGTTTAGATCTCTCTTATAATGCTATTTCTGGTGTTATCCCATCTTCTATCTTTATTCACTCTAGTTATGTGGACCTCAGCAATAACAATTTAAGTGGAACCATTCTTTCCCAAATTGGAAACCTTTCGTATTTAGACCTAAGTTTCAATAACCTTAGTATCAAAAACAGAAAGGAACTTGAGTCTGTTATTCCATTCTGTTATCTGTATTGCAATCCCTTTCTTGACAATGAATATTATGACTGCGATGATCATTTAGACAACCATCATAATAAGCATTTTGGCCGATCACTGGTTTTGGTCATAATTGTGGTCTGCATTACCATTTCATTGGGTTCTATTGGGATTGGAATGTGCATTTTCCGTGCCAGGCATCATGGCAAGCTTGAAAATAAGGCCACAAAAAATGGAGACTTGTTCTCAATTTGGAACTATGATGGCAAAATCGCATTTGAGGATATCATTGAAGCAACAGAGGACTTTGATATCAGATATTGCATTGGAACCGGCGCTTATGGTAGCGTCTATAAAGCGCAACTTCCAAGTGGCAAAACTGTTGCATTGAAGAAGCTTCACAAAACAGAATCAGAAAATGCATCATTTTACAAGAGCTTCTGCAATGAAGTTGAGGTCTTGACAGAGATTCGCCACCGCAACATCATTAGGCTTTATGGCTATTGTTTGCATAACCGATGCATGTTTTTGGTGTACGAATACTTGGAAAGAGGAAGCTTGTACTATAACTTGGCCGATGAGATCGAAGCGCAAGAGCTGAAGTGGAGCAAGAGGGTGAACATCATCAAAGGGACAGCTTATGCTCTTGCTCACATGCATCATCACTGTCCTTCTCCTATTGTTCATAGAGATGTCAGCAGCAACAATGTTCTGCTGAATTCAGAGTTAGAAGCTTGTGTCTCAGATTTCGGCACAGCGAGACTTCTTGATCCTGATTCATCTAACCAAACTCTTCTAGTTGGCACTTATGGATATGTTGCTCCAG AATTGGCATACACCATGAGTGTGACTACAAAATGTGATGTTTATAGTTTCGGAGTGGTGGCATTAGAAACAATGATGGGTCATCACCCAGGAGAATTCATGTCCGCTATGTCAAAGCCATCTACTCAACAATTATTGGTGAAAGATGTGTTGGATCCGCGGATTCCACTTCCGAATTCTCGAAAAGATATGCAACATGTTGTGCATGTTATAAAGCTAGCATTGGCATGCCTCTCCCCTGACCCAAAATCCAGACCATCAATGCAGGATGTGGCTAATGAGCTTTCAGCTTCCACggcttcaatgaatttttctttttACGATGTCTCAATCTACCAATTGATGCAATAG
- the LOC112752874 gene encoding uncharacterized protein isoform X2 produces MLSISKELWSNQHNNVSNRCNWPGVNCNKAGSITLLSPPTPSNFTFEFRTQLCFLKLNFSVFQNLVHLDLSEMGLCEFPKLSGLKKLQHLNLSYNTFEGELPFTLLENLTQLVVLDISNNYINGTIPQELSKLERLVMLDLSANSFDGSIPLILGQMSSLTHMNLSNNLLYGDLPFTLANLTQLLVLDLSQNKLSGFIPHEIGKLTNLLTIDLSSNSLSAPIPEQIGTFDPFGSTHHWIQHDRRLYPQRNRAFVAFKSLDLSYNAISGVIPSSIFIHSSYVDLSNNNLSGTILSQIGNLSYLDLSFNNLSIKNRKELESVIPFCYLYCNPFLDNEYYDCDDHLDNHHNKHFGRSLVLVIIVVCITISLGSIGIGMCIFRARHHGKLENKATKNGDLFSIWNYDGKIAFEDIIEATEDFDIRYCIGTGAYGSVYKAQLPSGKTVALKKLHKTESENASFYKSFCNEVEVLTEIRHRNIIRLYGYCLHNRCMFLVYEYLERGSLYYNLADEIEAQELKWSKRVNIIKGTAYALAHMHHHCPSPIVHRDVSSNNVLLNSELEACVSDFGTARLLDPDSSNQTLLVGTYGYVAPELAYTMSVTTKCDVYSFGVVALETMMGHHPGEFMSAMSKPSTQQLLVKDVLDPRIPLPNSRKDMQHVVHVIKLALACLSPDPKSRPSMQDVANELSASTASMNFSFYDVSIYQLMQ; encoded by the exons ATGCTTTCAATTAGTAAAGAGTTGTGGAGTAACCAACATAATAATGTCTCAAACCGTTGCAACTGGCCCGGAGTCAACTGCAACAAAGCTGGAAGTATAACATTGCTTTCACCTCCAACTCCAAGTAATTTCACCTTCGAGTTCAGGACACAACTCTGCTTTTTGAAACTAAACTTTTCAGTGTTTCAAAATCTAGTCCATCTAGATCTCAGTGAAATGGGGTTATGTGAGTTCCCTAAACTAAGTGGTCTCAAGAAGCTACAACATCTCAACCTATCATACAACACTTTTGAAGGTGAGCTTCCTTTTACATTATTGGAAAATCTAACTCAACTTGTGGTGTTGGACATTTCTAACAATTATATTAATGGTACAATTCCACAAGAACTAAGCAAGCTGGAGAGACTTGTCATGTTGGACTTGAGTGCCAACAGCTTCGATGGAAGCATTCCATTGATCTTGGGTCAAATGAGCAGTCTCACACACATGAACCTTTCCAATAATCTCCTGTATGGGGATCTTCCTTTCACACTGGCAAATCTAACTCAACTTCTTGTGTTGGACCTTTCCCAAAACAAACTTAGTGGCTTCATTCCTCATGAAATAGGGAAATTAACAAATTTATTAACCATAGACCTGAGTTCAAATTCCCTGTCTGCTCCAATTCCTGAGCAAATTGG GACTTTTGACCCGTTTGGAAGTACTCACCATTGGATCCAACATGATAGACGGTTGTATCCCCAAAGAAATAGAGCATTTGTTGCATTTAAAAGTTTAGATCTCTCTTATAATGCTATTTCTGGTGTTATCCCATCTTCTATCTTTATTCACTCTAGTTATGTGGACCTCAGCAATAACAATTTAAGTGGAACCATTCTTTCCCAAATTGGAAACCTTTCGTATTTAGACCTAAGTTTCAATAACCTTAGTATCAAAAACAGAAAGGAACTTGAGTCTGTTATTCCATTCTGTTATCTGTATTGCAATCCCTTTCTTGACAATGAATATTATGACTGCGATGATCATTTAGACAACCATCATAATAAGCATTTTGGCCGATCACTGGTTTTGGTCATAATTGTGGTCTGCATTACCATTTCATTGGGTTCTATTGGGATTGGAATGTGCATTTTCCGTGCCAGGCATCATGGCAAGCTTGAAAATAAGGCCACAAAAAATGGAGACTTGTTCTCAATTTGGAACTATGATGGCAAAATCGCATTTGAGGATATCATTGAAGCAACAGAGGACTTTGATATCAGATATTGCATTGGAACCGGCGCTTATGGTAGCGTCTATAAAGCGCAACTTCCAAGTGGCAAAACTGTTGCATTGAAGAAGCTTCACAAAACAGAATCAGAAAATGCATCATTTTACAAGAGCTTCTGCAATGAAGTTGAGGTCTTGACAGAGATTCGCCACCGCAACATCATTAGGCTTTATGGCTATTGTTTGCATAACCGATGCATGTTTTTGGTGTACGAATACTTGGAAAGAGGAAGCTTGTACTATAACTTGGCCGATGAGATCGAAGCGCAAGAGCTGAAGTGGAGCAAGAGGGTGAACATCATCAAAGGGACAGCTTATGCTCTTGCTCACATGCATCATCACTGTCCTTCTCCTATTGTTCATAGAGATGTCAGCAGCAACAATGTTCTGCTGAATTCAGAGTTAGAAGCTTGTGTCTCAGATTTCGGCACAGCGAGACTTCTTGATCCTGATTCATCTAACCAAACTCTTCTAGTTGGCACTTATGGATATGTTGCTCCAG AATTGGCATACACCATGAGTGTGACTACAAAATGTGATGTTTATAGTTTCGGAGTGGTGGCATTAGAAACAATGATGGGTCATCACCCAGGAGAATTCATGTCCGCTATGTCAAAGCCATCTACTCAACAATTATTGGTGAAAGATGTGTTGGATCCGCGGATTCCACTTCCGAATTCTCGAAAAGATATGCAACATGTTGTGCATGTTATAAAGCTAGCATTGGCATGCCTCTCCCCTGACCCAAAATCCAGACCATCAATGCAGGATGTGGCTAATGAGCTTTCAGCTTCCACggcttcaatgaatttttctttttACGATGTCTCAATCTACCAATTGATGCAATAG
- the LOC112752900 gene encoding uncharacterized protein has translation MANNIGSNSVAYTLIEGQSINRPPFFNGKYYNYWKERMKIFVQSIDYNLWKIIMNGPQIPTKIGVDGVVTPKTEAEWSEDDKKKVELNAKAVNLLNCAISFEEYRKISISKTAKEIWDKLQVTHEGTPRVKEMRIDMLNKEYEMFFMKKGESKESKKDLSKVICHNCREAGHYKYECLKLKKQDKSRKDKKKGLKAIASFDMRNDRERTRGCDSGGSFGKDKIDALGRLLTRILRHMASELNLDMRSDGYVKVNDLLKLNMKTFANIPLRSHNIDDVREAVQNDNKQRFSLIEENGELLIRANQGHTITV, from the exons ATGGCGAACAACATTGGTTCCAACTCAGTGGCTTACACATTGATCGAAGGACAATCCATCAACAGACCTCCATTTTTCAATGGAAAATATTACAactactggaaagaaagaatgaagatatTTGTTCAATCAATAGATTACAACCTCTGGAAGATAATCATGAATGGTCCTCAAATTCCCACCAAAATTGGTGTTGATGGTGTTGTCACTCCCAAAACCGAAGCAGAATGGAGTGAAGATGATAAGAAAAAAGTGGAACTCAATGCTAAGGCAGTCAACTTGCTAAACTGTGCGATTAGTTTCGAAGAATACCGGAAGATTTCAATATCCaaaacggcaaaggaaatctgggataaACTTCAAGTTACACATGAGGGCACCCCACGAGTAAAGGAAATGAGAATTGATATGCTGAACAAAGAGTATGAGATGTTCTTCATGAAAAAAGGAGAATCAAAGGAATCGAAGAAGGACCTAAGCAAAGTCATTTGCCACAACTGCAGAGAAGCTGGACACTACAAATATGAATGTCTGAAGCTGAAGAAACAAGATAAGTCACGGAAGGACAAAAAGAAGGGACTTAAGGCTATTGCTTCTTTTGATATGAGGAACGACAGGGAAAGAACAAGAGGCTGTGACAGTGGTGGCAGCTTCGGGAAGGATAAAATTGACGCTCTTGGTAGGCTCCT GACGAGGATTTTGCGTCATATGGCATCTGAATTGAACTTAGATATGCGAAGTGATGGTTATGTCAAAGTTAATGATTTGCTAAAGTTGAATATGAAGACATTTGCTAATATTCCGTTAAGATCCCACAATATTGATGATGTTAGGGAG GCTGTTCAAAACGATAATAAGCAGCGCTTCAGCCTTATAGAAGAAAATGGGGAGCTACTTATTCGAGCTAACCAAGGCCATACAATAACG GTATGA